In SAR324 cluster bacterium, the DNA window TAACAACGCGCCCGAGCAAGGCATCTCCAACAGGAACCTCAGTGATACGCTCTGTGCGGCGCACCTCGTCCCCTTCCTTGATGCCTGAGTCGCTACCGAAGATTACGATACCGACGTTGTCTTCCTCAAGGTTGAGGGCCATGCCCGTTGTTCCATCGGAAAATTCAACCAACTCTCCGGCTCGCACATTGTCCAAGCCGTGGACACGTGCGATACCGTCGCCGACGAGCAACACGGTACCCACTTCGGTCTTGGTCGCTTTCTTATCAAAATTCTCAATTTGCTTTTGGATGATCGCGCTGATCTCTTCGGCTCGTAGTTTCATAACCTCTCAACCCCTGATGATCGATTCACGGACTTGGATAAGTTGGTTGCGGATGCTCCCGTCGATCACCATCGAACCGATGCGTGTGACGATACCGCCGATGATGGAAGGATCCACTGAGACATGGATTTGTACGGTCTTGCCAGTACTGGCAGAGAGTTGTTCCTGCAGTTTCTGTAGCAGATCTTTGCTCTCTTTGCTGCGTGGTTCTTTGGCGACCGTGACTTCTGCGGGAAGAATTCCCATCGCCTCTTGGGTTAACAAGGCGAACGCCCGAGCAATGTCGTGAACAAGTGTCAGGCGGCGTTTACTGAGTAGGTAGCGGAGAAAAGTGCTGACTAATGGAGACAATTTCATCTTGGTCAGGATCTCTGTCAGGATACTATTGCGCACCACCATTGGGACTTTGTTGTTGCTCAGACTCTCCTGCAATTCAACAGCTTCATGCAGAGTATCGCAGAAGTCCTCCAATTCAGTGCCAACTTGCTCCAGATTGTTTTCTTGCTTGGCAAGATTGGAAAGTGCCGAGGCATATCTGCGGGCAATCACCATTTGGCTCATCGGCTTCCTCCACTCGGCAATTCATCAACAAAATCTTGAATCAGTTTTTTCTGCTGGTCTGCATTGACACGTTGCTGCAGCTTCTCTTCAGCTAGATCGATGGTCACTCCGGCAACCCAGCAACGCAGGTCGTATTCAGCTTTTTTGAATTCCTGCTCGATGGTAAAGCGCGCATAGTCGGTGATTCGCTTCACCTCAGCTTCACCTTCCTCCAAGATTCGCTGACGCTCAGCTTCTGCAGTGACCTTGGCCTTTACAATCATCTCCGTTGCTTCATGCTCTACCTTCTCCAATTTTTCGCGTGCTTTGGTCAATTCTTCTTCGATGCGCTGTTCGGCCTGACGTGCTTCCTCGATAGTAGCTTTGGCTTCTTCTGCAGACTTCCCCAAAGCGCTACTGATGGGTTTGCGAGCAAAGTAGTAGAGGATCGCAAGCAGAATGATCGTATTCACCACTTTCCAGAAGAAGTCCAGCATTGAGGATTGTCCTTCTCCTCCAGCAGCCCAGAGTGGCGCTGACCAAAGTAGTCCAGTCAGCAACACGCTATACATGCCGGTTCTCTTCATCATTATGCAGTCCTTTCTCATCGTGAATCCCATAAAGGGGAGCGGCAAGGAGGGAAGTTAGTTGAGCAGGCGGTCAACAGTCCGTTCTGACAATTCTTCCGTCAATTGTTGCAGAGTTGCTCGTGCCTGGTCCGTCTCGGAAATCAAGCGTTCATGAGCATTGTGAGCCTCTTTCTCCAGCAGATCTC includes these proteins:
- the atpH gene encoding ATP synthase F1 subunit delta, with amino-acid sequence MSQMVIARRYASALSNLAKQENNLEQVGTELEDFCDTLHEAVELQESLSNNKVPMVVRNSILTEILTKMKLSPLVSTFLRYLLSKRRLTLVHDIARAFALLTQEAMGILPAEVTVAKEPRSKESKDLLQKLQEQLSASTGKTVQIHVSVDPSIIGGIVTRIGSMVIDGSIRNQLIQVRESIIRG
- a CDS encoding ATP synthase F0 subunit B; the encoded protein is MMKRTGMYSVLLTGLLWSAPLWAAGGEGQSSMLDFFWKVVNTIILLAILYYFARKPISSALGKSAEEAKATIEEARQAEQRIEEELTKAREKLEKVEHEATEMIVKAKVTAEAERQRILEEGEAEVKRITDYARFTIEQEFKKAEYDLRCWVAGVTIDLAEEKLQQRVNADQQKKLIQDFVDELPSGGSR